From the uncultured Methanomethylovorans sp. genome, the window GCTTATAAGACCCATACAAGTCCTCCTTATTAGAGATTAATATAAGTTGGGAGTTATAATATTTCAATATTACGCAACTTTGTATGGATATTAAAGCAGAGATGTTGAAAATAATATGTAACTTGCTTCGAGGGATGCTGAAAAAAGGAAATGCAGGCACACTTATCATTTTGTGTTCTCCAAAACTTCAGCCATGAATCTTTCCAGTATAGACTCTGGACAGATATTTATAACAGGCACTTGTGCATTTCCGGGCTGTACTTTCACAACTATGACTCCGCTCTTTATGTCTTCGAGTAACTGTATTAATCTTTCTAATGTGTTGGTGATGTGTACTTCTTTTATCCCTGATCCCTTTGCCATAGCTGCAAGGTCAGTATATAATGATGTAGCTGTGGTTTCATCACCAGTGGAACCATATGTGCCGTTATCAATTATTACTAGTAGATAATTTGCCGGGTGCTGGCTTGCTATAGTGGCAAGACTGCCTAAATTCATAAGTATGGAACCATCGCCTTCGATGGTTATTACATGTTTTTGGGGTTTAGCAAGAGATAAACCCAGACCTATTGACGAAGCAAGTCCCATCGAACCCAGCATATAGAAGTTACCTGGCCTGTCACAGGTATGATACAGCTCCTTACAAGGGATACCGATATTGCTTATCAGTAATGAGCCATCTGCTTTGGCTTTTTCTGCAATTATTTTGATAGCATCAATACGTATCATCATAACCTCCAGAAACCAATTTTTAACAGAACAGCTACAGGAGATCTTTTTTCCTGAGAGGTAAACATGGCTTGAACTATCATATCTTCTGCCTCCTGTTTTGAAGCTGGCACAAAATAGGGAATATTCATTGTTTTCAACAAATCAGGAGTTAGCTCTCCCATGGGTACCTGTGCACAGACGGGCTCTCCTTCTACACCTCTATGACTCATTATCATGAGTAAGGGTATACTATACAGCTTGTTCAAGGAGGCAAGGGCATTAATGGAATTTCCAAGACCAGAATTTTGCATCAACATTGCAGTTCTCTTTCCGCCCATATGTGCTCCGGCACATACTCCGACACCTTCTTCTTCTCTTGTGACAGGCACATGGATGATTTCCGGGTCATTTTCAACCATTAATATAAGGTCTTTGAGGTTCACACAAGGCACGCTGACCACAAAATCCACACCTGCTTCTTTCATACCTCTGAGAACTGCTGCTGAAGGGCTGTTATCCATCTTTATACCTCATTTTTACCATACTTTGAGGTCAATAGCTTCTATACGAAGTCTGCGGCCTTCTACAGAAACAACGATCCCAGAATGCACTTTCTGCATCATGCAGTGTTCTGGCAGGAATTTAACTGTCTGGCACATTGATGGCACTTTTCCTTTTACCACTAAACCTTCAAAAGCGAGGATCATGCATAAACCCGCATCCTTAAAAGAAAAATCGTTCTTTCCAAGCCTGTGCAAAGGTCCTACAATGTGTACGGTAAATATACCTGGGGATTTGTCTATAACTTTTGCGAAGTGTGTGACTGGACATCCAAGTGGTCTGTAGTGCAATATATCTCCAATTTCTATCTCAAGAGAGCCATCCAGGGGGTGAATATCTTCTCTGCAGGAGCATTCTTCGTGTAGGGGGCCAAGTGAAAAATCAGCTTTTAGGCCGTCAATGATGCCTATTACTTCATCCTTTATTTTTTCTTTACCCACGATCTCTTTTAATTGTTCAAGGTTTTTTCTAAAAATTTCCCTTTCAAGGAAAGGGCAGCGTGTAAGAGTTGCTTCATCGGTGATCTGTGCTGCAAAATCTTTGCATTGTTTAAAACCACAGCTACCGCAATTGTATCCGGGTAACAGGGATAGAATTTTATCCACTGTTCACTCACCTCTGTATTCCATAGAACCATCAAGGCTGCGCAGCACACCCATGTGGTGCTTACGTGCTACTCTCATTTCACCAGTACATAGAGAACAAATGGCAAGAGGGGGATTGTACCTTAATTTCATTTCTATTCCGGTTTCAGGAGAGGCACGTATCAGCTCAGCAAGCTCAAAAGATCCCTTGCCTGTAAGTCCATTTGCTTCTACAATATTACATCCTGGGTTCACATCAAGTACTCTTTCTCTGAAAACTTCTCGCTCTGCCTGGGAAACCACGTCTCCTTTTGTCATTACCACCACGTCTGCTGTTGTGAGCAGCGGGCCAACTTTAAGTGGAGTATTCGGGCCGGTGGTCACGTCGATGACACACACAGCAAGACAATCATCCGGATAGGGAGCACATCGAAGGCAAAGACCTGCAGTTTCATTAAGCAGTATGTCAGCACCTTGAGATTCTGCCCACCTTAACATATCTTCAGTGTTGTAAATAGTAAAATGATCCGGGCACATATCTTTAGCAATCCCCACCTGAACCGGTATCCCAAGTTTTTTGAACCTCTGATCATCGTCAGTCCATAAACAATCTATTTTTACAACGGCAGGTTTATTTTCAAGGGATACAAGAACTTTTATTGTGTGAAGCAGCACAGATGTTTTACCGGAACCCGGTGTTCCTGCAAGTACAACAAGTTTCATACCATACCCTCAACAAGGTCTCCTCTGCGGATGGTTTCTCTAAGCGAGAGCAGCCAGTTATCCACTTCAGCTATCTTGCAACATATCTGCTGTTCTTCTGAACTTGTAGTGATAACATCTACCATGCCCCCATTTTTCATTACTATTCTGCGGGTGGCCATCAGTGCCAGTACAGGATCGTGAGTCACTACTACCACTATCTTACCTTCACATGCAAGCAATTCAAGAGCTTCCTGTTTTCTGATGCCTGCATTTTCGATTTCATCAATAAGCACTACTGGTGAATCACTTATTACCGCAATGTCGGCTGTCATAAGAGAACGTGACTGTCCTCCGCTCAGTGCTGTGAGATGATGATGGAGTGCAATGGGTTCTCCGGTAAGGGTATTAGCAAGCTCCAAAACACGATGCACAAGTTCTGGCCTCTTTCCTCTGCTTCTTGCATGCATTACTAAAAAATCCTCTACACTCATATCTGCCAGAAAATGCATTTTTTGCGATAGCTGGGCTACTAGTTTAAGTCGCGGGTCTACTCTTATCGAAGAGTCTGGCACTTCGCCATTAATAAGTATGTGCCGACCTGAAGACGTATCGCCCCTTGCAAGTTGCTCAATGTCATCAATGAGAGTGCTTTTTCCCGAGCCAGTAGGGCCAACTATGCCTATTATTTCACCTTTGTTTACTTCTATTCTGTCTATGCACTCTGGAATTCCTTCTTTGTTGACGCCACCCAAAATGGTCAGTGTTGTAACATCTCTCATATTCCTACCTCTTAAACTTCTGTGAAATAATTTCTACAATCTTCAACTCTGCTTCCGAATCATGTGCAGATATGTGCATATCAGGAACAATAGAATGTAAATTGCAATCCATGCGCAATCTTTCCATTCCCCCGCCTGTGATATTAAGCACAATACTATCGCTCTTATCAATGTTTTCTTTTTCCACAGCTTCTATTAGAGCGGCAACGGCAATTGCAGATGCTGGGTTTATGTCAATATTTTCTAATTTTTCGAACAACTGCTGAGCGTATGCTGCAGCAGCGTTATCAATGCCATACATTCTTCCACCTGTTGCTTGTAGTGCATCCCGTACGCCTCCATTTGCCGAAAATGGAGGTTTCCTGTTGAAAAGCACATCATCGTACATATCCTTTGGACAGTTTTCATTCACTGTGTCTTTAGTTGCAGTATTGCCTAACCACATACTGATGAGAGGTGCACATGGCAGGTTTTGTGCAAGGTGTAGTTGTGGCAATTCTTTTCCAAAACGGCCGTCCTGAATAAGCCTCATGGAAGCTTCCCATGCTGATATTCCACCAGTTCCACTGCCTACGGCCTGGAAGTAATGCATAGGTAGCTCTTTCATCGTAAATACAGCATCCAGCATCACTGTACCCATGCCATCCCTGCGCGCTACGTTCTTTGCTCCCCCCTCAGTTACAAATCCTTCTCTTGCTGCCACTTTGTTGGCAACTTCAATGGCATTATAAT encodes:
- the comE gene encoding sulfopyruvate decarboxylase subunit beta; amino-acid sequence: MMIRIDAIKIIAEKAKADGSLLISNIGIPCKELYHTCDRPGNFYMLGSMGLASSIGLGLSLAKPQKHVITIEGDGSILMNLGSLATIASQHPANYLLVIIDNGTYGSTGDETTATSLYTDLAAMAKGSGIKEVHITNTLERLIQLLEDIKSGVIVVKVQPGNAQVPVINICPESILERFMAEVLENTK
- the comD gene encoding sulfopyruvate decarboxylase subunit alpha; this encodes MDNSPSAAVLRGMKEAGVDFVVSVPCVNLKDLILMVENDPEIIHVPVTREEEGVGVCAGAHMGGKRTAMLMQNSGLGNSINALASLNKLYSIPLLMIMSHRGVEGEPVCAQVPMGELTPDLLKTMNIPYFVPASKQEAEDMIVQAMFTSQEKRSPVAVLLKIGFWRL
- a CDS encoding (Fe-S)-binding protein, whose protein sequence is MDKILSLLPGYNCGSCGFKQCKDFAAQITDEATLTRCPFLEREIFRKNLEQLKEIVGKEKIKDEVIGIIDGLKADFSLGPLHEECSCREDIHPLDGSLEIEIGDILHYRPLGCPVTHFAKVIDKSPGIFTVHIVGPLHRLGKNDFSFKDAGLCMILAFEGLVVKGKVPSMCQTVKFLPEHCMMQKVHSGIVVSVEGRRLRIEAIDLKVW
- a CDS encoding GTP-binding protein, with product MKLVVLAGTPGSGKTSVLLHTIKVLVSLENKPAVVKIDCLWTDDDQRFKKLGIPVQVGIAKDMCPDHFTIYNTEDMLRWAESQGADILLNETAGLCLRCAPYPDDCLAVCVIDVTTGPNTPLKVGPLLTTADVVVMTKGDVVSQAEREVFRERVLDVNPGCNIVEANGLTGKGSFELAELIRASPETGIEMKLRYNPPLAICSLCTGEMRVARKHHMGVLRSLDGSMEYRGE
- a CDS encoding ATP-binding cassette domain-containing protein, which encodes MRDVTTLTILGGVNKEGIPECIDRIEVNKGEIIGIVGPTGSGKSTLIDDIEQLARGDTSSGRHILINGEVPDSSIRVDPRLKLVAQLSQKMHFLADMSVEDFLVMHARSRGKRPELVHRVLELANTLTGEPIALHHHLTALSGGQSRSLMTADIAVISDSPVVLIDEIENAGIRKQEALELLACEGKIVVVVTHDPVLALMATRRIVMKNGGMVDVITTSSEEQQICCKIAEVDNWLLSLRETIRRGDLVEGMV
- a CDS encoding cysteate synthase; the protein is MHKYSVKCPTCGEVQDPMSLTCSKGHDSLLRTFYKTSQLIPRDLPGIWKFYDWLPVDDIIPEGSGKTITYKSEAFAKELGLSNLYVAFNGYWPEKNASMMTCTFKDLEAFPTMQRLLERQDKRVMVVASAGNTARSFAHVCCITGQTLLLVVPENSAHRLWTLHENTSPICLVTVEGDYYNAIEVANKVAAREGFVTEGGAKNVARRDGMGTVMLDAVFTMKELPMHYFQAVGSGTGGISAWEASMRLIQDGRFGKELPQLHLAQNLPCAPLISMWLGNTATKDTVNENCPKDMYDDVLFNRKPPFSANGGVRDALQATGGRMYGIDNAAAAYAQQLFEKLENIDINPASAIAVAALIEAVEKENIDKSDSIVLNITGGGMERLRMDCNLHSIVPDMHISAHDSEAELKIVEIISQKFKR